A stretch of Lentisphaera araneosa HTCC2155 DNA encodes these proteins:
- a CDS encoding carbon-nitrogen hydrolase — protein sequence MPKLALLQSRDYGSPEANKKQHLKLIADAAKSGANIICTQELFLSNYFCREQNTEHFQYAQKIDQELLADFQQCAKNHGVVLALSFFEEALNGVYYNTSVIIDADGTYLGKYRKLHIPQDPYFEEKFYFTPGNLGVPVFETQFGKISLIICWDQWFPETARLACLAGAEIILVPTAIGWLPDEKEEHGAQQAHSWTQVQLGHAVANGCYYAAVNRVGIEEPIQFWGQSFISDFYGQTLAQASSNEEEILFADLDLKQLREHRQIWPFFRDRRIDAYDQLKLRAIEK from the coding sequence ATGCCTAAATTAGCCCTCCTCCAAAGTCGCGACTACGGCTCACCCGAAGCCAACAAAAAACAGCACCTCAAACTCATTGCGGATGCCGCGAAAAGTGGAGCCAACATCATTTGTACGCAAGAACTTTTCTTGAGCAACTACTTTTGTCGTGAGCAAAATACCGAACACTTTCAATACGCACAAAAAATTGACCAAGAACTCTTAGCAGACTTTCAACAATGCGCTAAAAACCATGGCGTCGTACTCGCACTCTCATTCTTTGAAGAAGCTCTCAACGGAGTCTACTACAACACTTCAGTGATAATTGATGCCGATGGGACTTACCTAGGTAAATACCGAAAATTACACATCCCCCAAGATCCTTATTTTGAAGAAAAATTCTACTTCACTCCCGGCAATTTAGGCGTCCCCGTCTTCGAAACCCAATTCGGTAAAATATCACTCATCATCTGCTGGGATCAATGGTTCCCCGAGACAGCCCGCCTCGCATGCTTAGCCGGCGCCGAAATCATTCTTGTTCCAACTGCTATTGGCTGGCTGCCCGACGAAAAAGAAGAACACGGAGCTCAACAAGCTCATTCTTGGACACAAGTTCAACTGGGACACGCAGTTGCCAACGGCTGTTACTACGCCGCTGTCAATCGTGTCGGCATTGAAGAACCCATTCAGTTTTGGGGTCAATCTTTCATCTCAGATTTTTATGGTCAAACACTTGCCCAAGCTAGTTCAAATGAAGAAGAAATCCTTTTTGCCGATCTCGACCTAAAACAACTTCGCGAACATCGCCAAATCTGGCCCTTCTTTCGCGACCGTCGCATCGACGCCTACGATCAACTCAAACTCAGAGCGATTGAAAAATGA
- the nusA gene encoding transcription termination factor NusA — protein sequence MNSELVAMVEYLEQEKAIDKAILFDLIEDAMASVYEKEVGEESEIKVEINRRTGDVTIIADVVIAEEVFDKRHEIDLASAQKEYGDEVAIGDTVKWTLQQDQMSRIAAQNTRQAIMQRLRTFEKERVVEEYSDMVGELISGTVRHFEKNELIVDFGRAQGGLGKMDRVPRERFDNGDHITALLKEIDERKSGPSIVLSRTDAKLVTKLFEREVTEITNGLVEIKAVARKAGFRTKIAVASDSLDPVGACIGIRGSRVKTICQELNNEKLDIIGYSEDEEEYVREAFKPNPIEEVEIDQDGRLIKLLVSEESYKSIVGRDGENIRLTEELMDWDIEVEKYVYDTEITFDEHIQEAYQTMMKLPNMDEGKARMMIDGGYLSLEGVSEASTDDLVEAGIEADHATEIIEYAKSRLQ from the coding sequence ATGAATAGTGAACTTGTTGCAATGGTTGAATACCTTGAGCAGGAAAAAGCCATCGATAAGGCAATCCTTTTCGACCTCATTGAAGATGCAATGGCATCGGTCTACGAGAAAGAGGTTGGTGAAGAATCAGAGATCAAGGTTGAGATTAATCGCCGTACGGGTGATGTGACAATTATTGCTGATGTAGTTATCGCTGAAGAAGTTTTTGACAAGCGTCATGAAATTGACTTGGCTTCAGCTCAAAAAGAATACGGTGATGAAGTAGCTATTGGCGACACAGTCAAGTGGACGCTTCAGCAAGATCAAATGAGCCGCATTGCAGCTCAGAATACACGTCAAGCAATTATGCAACGCCTTCGTACTTTCGAAAAAGAGCGCGTTGTTGAAGAGTATTCAGATATGGTTGGTGAACTTATCTCAGGTACAGTTCGTCACTTTGAAAAGAACGAGCTTATTGTTGACTTCGGTCGTGCCCAAGGTGGCTTAGGTAAAATGGATCGCGTACCTCGCGAACGTTTTGATAATGGCGACCACATCACAGCACTTCTTAAAGAGATTGATGAACGCAAATCGGGTCCAAGTATTGTTCTTTCTAGAACGGACGCGAAACTTGTAACTAAGCTTTTTGAACGCGAAGTGACAGAGATCACAAATGGTCTTGTAGAAATCAAAGCTGTAGCACGTAAGGCGGGTTTCCGTACTAAGATTGCTGTAGCTTCAGATTCACTTGATCCAGTAGGTGCCTGTATCGGTATCCGCGGTTCACGAGTAAAAACGATCTGCCAAGAACTCAACAACGAAAAGCTCGATATCATCGGTTACAGCGAAGATGAAGAAGAGTACGTTCGTGAAGCTTTCAAACCTAATCCAATTGAAGAAGTTGAGATCGACCAAGATGGCCGCCTCATTAAACTTCTCGTAAGCGAAGAATCCTACAAGTCAATTGTGGGTCGTGATGGTGAAAATATTCGCCTTACAGAAGAGCTTATGGACTGGGATATCGAAGTGGAAAAATATGTTTACGATACAGAGATTACTTTTGACGAACATATCCAAGAAGCTTATCAGACAATGATGAAGCTCCCCAATATGGATGAAGGCAAAGCACGCATGATGATTGATGGCGGCTACCTTTCACTCGAGGGCGTTTCTGAAGCGTCGACAGATGATTTGGTTGAAGCTGGAATTGAAGCTGACCACGCCACTGAAATTATAGAATACGCAAAATCAAGACTCCAATAG